A window of the Virgibacillus pantothenticus genome harbors these coding sequences:
- a CDS encoding nucleoside hydrolase, translating to MGKKVLLFGDIGIDDTIALMYAYCDDVIEIVGVVADYGNVSRENALSSTEYVKSLFPQKKVEKVKLIAGAHIPMTGEVPTYVPEIHGEYGLGPIIPPKCMDNGISDNFFEVVDLIKAYKDELIIVNIGRLTSLATLFLLYKSLMRSIKGYYIMGGAFWVPGNITAVSEANIYGDPVAAQVVLANAKNVKIIPLNATNQAIVTPQMINYLDQVGQLPLVKELLDYYYQFYKKRDPAIQGAPLHDVVTLMAVKKSNLFSYQRHPVYIVQDASGIARGQSIADIRPDADLTQLEGENIVGGKIHEIACKLDYPNFYRDFMTVMTKEIFE from the coding sequence ATGGGGAAAAAAGTATTGTTATTTGGAGATATAGGGATTGATGATACGATTGCACTTATGTATGCTTATTGTGACGATGTTATTGAAATCGTCGGTGTTGTGGCAGATTACGGAAATGTATCTAGGGAGAATGCCCTTTCGAGTACGGAATATGTGAAAAGTCTTTTTCCGCAGAAAAAAGTGGAAAAAGTTAAATTGATTGCCGGAGCGCATATACCAATGACGGGTGAAGTTCCTACATATGTTCCGGAAATTCATGGGGAGTATGGTCTTGGACCGATTATTCCACCTAAATGCATGGATAATGGAATTAGTGACAATTTTTTTGAAGTTGTAGACCTGATTAAGGCGTATAAAGATGAACTTATTATAGTTAATATTGGCCGGTTGACATCATTGGCAACTTTATTTCTTTTGTACAAATCGTTAATGCGATCAATTAAAGGCTATTATATTATGGGTGGAGCCTTTTGGGTGCCCGGAAATATTACAGCTGTATCAGAGGCGAATATTTACGGAGACCCTGTTGCAGCTCAAGTTGTCTTAGCCAACGCCAAAAATGTAAAGATCATCCCGTTAAATGCGACAAATCAGGCAATTGTGACCCCACAAATGATAAATTATCTCGATCAAGTGGGTCAGCTACCTCTTGTTAAAGAACTGCTGGATTATTATTATCAGTTTTATAAGAAACGAGATCCGGCAATTCAGGGAGCACCACTTCATGATGTAGTTACTTTAATGGCAGTGAAAAAATCAAATTTATTTTCATACCAGAGGCATCCTGTATATATTGTACAAGACGCTAGCGGTATAGCTAGAGGGCAAAGTATTGCCGATATTCGCCCGGACGCCGACTTAACCCAATTAGAGGGGGAAAACATCGTAGGGGGAAAGATTCATGAAATTGCATGTAAATTAGATTACCCTAATTTTTACCGTGATTTTATGACTGTGATGACGAAGGAAATATTTGAATGA
- a CDS encoding ABC transporter permease — MVWELASKLFAIQEWLLPAPSSIGQEAIAGWGDYKHHLGATIQLSMMGFVIGSSVGIVVAVCLHLVPVLREALYPLLIISQNIPIIILAPLLVVWFGFGILPKIIVITLVCFFPITIAVLDGFRQTSGELKHYMEMAGANKRQIFYKLEWPHALPSLFSGLKIAATYSVMGAVISEWLGASEGMGYYMTLASSSFRTDRVFVAILFIVTLSLLFFALLSYAERKVVKTPAQQED, encoded by the coding sequence ATGGTGTGGGAGTTAGCGAGTAAGTTGTTTGCCATTCAAGAATGGCTATTACCTGCGCCGTCATCTATTGGACAAGAGGCAATCGCAGGCTGGGGAGATTATAAGCATCATCTTGGTGCAACGATTCAATTATCTATGATGGGATTTGTTATTGGTAGCAGTGTTGGTATCGTTGTCGCTGTATGTCTGCATTTAGTGCCGGTATTACGTGAGGCGTTATATCCATTATTAATTATATCGCAAAATATCCCGATCATTATATTAGCTCCGTTACTCGTTGTTTGGTTTGGCTTTGGTATATTACCTAAAATTATTGTCATCACGCTCGTCTGCTTTTTTCCGATAACGATTGCTGTTTTGGATGGGTTTCGTCAGACGAGTGGGGAATTGAAGCATTATATGGAAATGGCTGGTGCGAATAAACGGCAAATCTTTTACAAATTAGAATGGCCCCATGCGCTACCATCACTATTTAGCGGATTGAAAATCGCAGCTACCTATAGTGTAATGGGAGCTGTTATTTCTGAATGGCTTGGAGCTAGTGAAGGAATGGGTTATTATATGACACTTGCTTCCTCTTCATTTCGTACGGACCGAGTGTTTGTAGCGATTTTGTTTATTGTCACATTAAGTTTACTATTTTTTGCACTTCTTTCCTATGCAGAACGAAAAGTGGTTAAGACTCCTGCTCAACAGGAAGACTAG
- a CDS encoding thiamine-binding protein codes for MANALVSIQIIPKTKNGEDVIPYVDEAIAIIDASGVPYHVSPLETTMEGELPDLLAIVEKMNQRMEELGCPSVISQAKIFYQPSGASMDKLTEKYR; via the coding sequence ATGGCTAATGCGCTTGTAAGTATACAAATCATTCCAAAAACAAAAAACGGGGAAGATGTGATTCCTTATGTGGATGAAGCAATTGCAATTATTGATGCGTCTGGGGTTCCTTACCATGTAAGTCCTTTGGAAACAACGATGGAAGGTGAATTACCCGACTTGCTTGCGATTGTAGAGAAAATGAACCAACGGATGGAAGAATTGGGTTGTCCGAGTGTTATTTCGCAAGCGAAAATATTTTATCAGCCATCAGGTGCTTCTATGGATAAGTTAACGGAGAAGTATCGCTAA
- a CDS encoding ABC transporter substrate-binding protein — MRKFIMLSLFIILLAACSTNGDESGKKEKAADKNLKEVSIVLDWTPNTNHTGLYVAKEKGYFKEQGLNVDIKMPGEAGADQLVASGKADFGIGAQEGITEARVQDIPIVSIAAIIQHNTSGFASPKEKDITEPKDFEGKTYGGWGAPVEKAVINSLMKQDGADVEKVDIVNMGETDFFTAVERDIDFAWIYYGWTGVEAELRNEEVNMVYLTDYSEKLDYYTPVLTTNETMIEEEPETIKKFLAAVSKGYELAIDNPEEAADILIKAVPDLDEDLVKASQKWLADKYQDDADRWGEQKQEVWENYSTWMFDNELLDKPLDSEKAFTNEFLPEK; from the coding sequence TTGAGAAAATTCATCATGCTAAGTTTGTTCATTATTTTGTTAGCAGCATGTAGTACAAATGGCGATGAGTCAGGTAAAAAAGAAAAAGCGGCAGATAAGAACCTAAAGGAAGTATCTATTGTTCTTGATTGGACACCGAATACCAATCATACAGGGCTATATGTAGCGAAAGAAAAAGGATATTTTAAAGAACAGGGATTGAATGTTGATATTAAAATGCCGGGAGAAGCAGGTGCGGATCAGTTAGTGGCGTCTGGGAAGGCTGACTTCGGTATTGGTGCTCAGGAAGGAATTACGGAAGCGAGGGTACAAGATATTCCGATCGTTTCCATTGCCGCGATTATTCAGCACAATACATCTGGCTTTGCCTCACCAAAAGAAAAAGATATAACAGAGCCTAAAGATTTTGAAGGTAAAACGTATGGTGGTTGGGGAGCTCCGGTTGAAAAAGCGGTAATTAATTCGTTGATGAAGCAGGACGGAGCCGATGTTGAAAAAGTGGACATTGTAAATATGGGGGAAACCGACTTCTTTACTGCCGTAGAGCGTGATATTGATTTTGCATGGATTTATTATGGCTGGACAGGTGTAGAAGCTGAACTTCGTAATGAAGAGGTCAATATGGTTTATCTCACAGATTACTCGGAAAAGCTGGATTACTATACTCCAGTGCTGACAACAAATGAAACGATGATTGAAGAAGAACCGGAGACGATTAAAAAGTTTTTAGCTGCTGTATCGAAAGGGTATGAGCTCGCTATTGATAATCCTGAGGAAGCTGCTGACATCTTAATTAAAGCAGTGCCTGACTTGGATGAAGATTTAGTAAAGGCAAGTCAAAAATGGCTAGCGGATAAATATCAGGATGATGCAGACAGATGGGGCGAACAAAAGCAAGAAGTATGGGAAAACTATTCGACCTGGATGTTTGACAATGAATTGTTGGACAAGCCTTTGGATAGTGAGAAAGCATTTACAAATGAATTTTTACCAGAAAAATAA
- a CDS encoding TatD family hydrolase, with amino-acid sequence MNEQIIDAHIHLDMYKERELQQILQQVESTKLDAMIAVSYHFASCQVNYALAKQSKVVKPAFGFHPEQDLPIETELAELIQFIEMHHKEAVAIGEVGLPYYKRQNKPNLDLNPYIELLEVFIKLAKRFGLPISLHAVYEDADIVCDLLEKHSIQKAHFHWFKGGKRTIERMVANGYLISITPDIYYEQEIQDLVYMYPLTHLMMETDGPWPFEGPFAGKMTHPKMIHQTAHKIAHLKEQSLKDIYKQIYTTTSQFFSL; translated from the coding sequence ATGAATGAGCAAATCATCGATGCGCATATTCATTTAGATATGTATAAAGAACGAGAGCTTCAACAAATCCTTCAACAAGTGGAATCAACGAAATTAGATGCCATGATTGCTGTATCGTATCATTTCGCTTCCTGCCAAGTCAATTATGCTTTAGCAAAGCAATCCAAAGTGGTTAAGCCTGCCTTTGGCTTTCATCCTGAGCAAGACCTTCCAATAGAAACAGAACTTGCAGAGCTTATCCAGTTTATCGAAATGCATCATAAGGAAGCTGTCGCCATTGGCGAAGTTGGCTTACCATACTATAAGCGACAAAATAAGCCGAATTTAGATTTAAATCCGTACATCGAGTTGTTGGAAGTATTTATAAAGCTAGCCAAACGATTTGGATTACCAATTAGCTTACACGCAGTCTACGAGGATGCGGATATCGTATGTGATTTATTAGAAAAGCATTCTATTCAGAAGGCACATTTCCATTGGTTCAAAGGTGGTAAGCGAACAATCGAACGGATGGTAGCAAATGGTTATCTGATATCGATTACACCAGATATCTATTATGAACAAGAGATACAAGATCTTGTTTATATGTATCCATTAACGCATTTGATGATGGAAACGGATGGACCATGGCCTTTCGAAGGTCCGTTTGCAGGTAAAATGACACACCCGAAAATGATTCATCAAACAGCGCATAAAATCGCCCACTTAAAGGAGCAGTCGCTAAAAGACATTTACAAACAAATATACACAACAACATCTCAATTTTTCTCCCTCTAA
- a CDS encoding ABC transporter ATP-binding protein, translating to MGKLQVQKLTKSFGSNQVLNQLSFSIQDGEFVSILGPSGSGKSTLFNLIGGITKPDAGSIRLNDRDITGLRGNISYMPQAPSLFPWRTVLQNVLLGEEIANGKADEEEARAMIMKAGLQGYEHAYPHELSGGMKQRVSFLRSMKSPQSLICLDEPFSALDEFTRAEMQKWLLSIWDQHRRSVLFVTHNIEEALFLSDRIIVLSQKPAAIKKELVIPFARPREEELVLSNTFLDYKTQLYYELRE from the coding sequence ATGGGGAAATTACAGGTACAAAAACTAACAAAATCATTTGGTAGTAATCAAGTGTTAAACCAGCTTTCTTTTTCCATTCAAGATGGAGAATTTGTTTCCATTTTAGGACCATCTGGAAGTGGGAAAAGTACGTTATTTAATCTGATCGGTGGGATTACGAAGCCAGATGCAGGGTCTATTCGCTTAAATGATCGAGATATCACGGGCTTGCGTGGGAATATTAGCTATATGCCACAAGCTCCTTCCCTTTTTCCGTGGCGGACGGTTTTGCAAAATGTTTTACTTGGAGAAGAAATTGCTAATGGAAAGGCAGATGAAGAAGAAGCACGAGCAATGATTATGAAGGCGGGTTTACAAGGATACGAGCATGCTTACCCTCATGAATTGTCAGGAGGCATGAAGCAGCGTGTTTCCTTTCTTCGCAGTATGAAAAGCCCACAATCGCTCATATGTTTGGACGAACCTTTTTCTGCTTTGGATGAATTTACGAGAGCGGAAATGCAAAAGTGGTTGCTATCCATCTGGGACCAGCATCGAAGGTCGGTATTATTTGTCACCCATAATATTGAAGAAGCATTATTTTTGTCTGACCGAATTATCGTTTTATCCCAAAAGCCGGCGGCGATAAAAAAGGAGCTTGTCATTCCATTTGCAAGACCGCGAGAAGAGGAGCTGGTTTTAAGTAATACATTTTTAGATTATAAAACACAGCTTTATTATGAATTGAGGGAATAA